Genomic DNA from Alkalihalobacterium alkalinitrilicum:
CAATGAATTTATCAAATTGGGGACGCTGGGGTAAAGAAGATGAAATAGGCGCATTAAACTTTATTTCTCCTGAAAAAATTGTGGAAGCAGCAAGGTTAATTCAAAAAGGAAAAGTATATAGTTTGACAATGCCTATTCATATGAACCAAACACCTTATGATGGTTCGATGCGGATGCCGCCATTTCATGTATTGACTCGTGACGGTGGGGACTATGCTGCAGGGGCAAAAAAGCCAGGTGGGTTTCAGTTTTCAGATGGATATGTTTTTTTAAACACCCATGGCGCAACGCATATGGACGCACTTTCTCATGTTTGGTATGACCAGCAACTCTATAATGGTTATTCTGAGGATTCCGTCAAAAGTAAAGGAGCCAAGCACTGTGGAATTGAAAAGGTAAAAGGAATTACAACGAGAGCCGTTTTACTTGATCTTCCTACGTTTAAAGGAGTAGAACATTTAGAAGGTGGTGAAGTTATCACCCCTGAAATGCTAGACGAGTGTGCAGCATCGCAAGGCATAAAGGTTAAACCAGGAGATATGGTATTCATCCGGACAGGCTGGCTAAAAATGCTCGATAAAGACCCCCAATTATTTGAACACTCAGAACCAGGGATTGGTGAAGCTTGTGTTCAATGGATCTATGAAAAAGAAATTATCGGTATAGCTACAGATAATTTAGCGGTAGAAGTTAAGCCAGAAGAAAGAAAAGATGCGGTTCTTCCTGTGCATATGAAAGCGCTCCGCGATTTGGGAGTTTATTTTATGGAGCTGTTTAATTTCGAAGAGCTGGCAAAGGATCAGGTGTATGAATGTATGTTTGTAGCTGCGCCACTTTCCATAACAGGTGCTGTTGGAAGTCCAATTAACCCGCTCGCAATCGTCTAAACAACGTCTGCAAGAAAGGAGATTACTATGGAAGAAAATAGAGTGTTTGAGCCTATTCAAATTAGTTGCGTTACCGTTCCGAATCGAATTGTCATGGCACCAATGGATACGAATCTAGCAACAAAAGATGGTTATGTAACGGACGAATTAATCGATTATTATGCCAAAAGAGCTGCTGGGGGGGTAGGTTTAATCACAGTAGAAAACACATCGGTAAGCGCAAAACGAATGGTAAAAAACGAATATAGTTTAGCCTTATATGATGATCGTTTTATAGATGGATTATCAAAGCTTGCCTCAGCAATTAAAAGAGAAGGGGCCGTTGCCTCTTTACAATTAGGGGATTGTTTATATCTTTCTAACCGAAAACCGAGTGATCTATCATTGGAAGAAGTAGAAGAAGTCATCGATGACTTTACTGAAGCAGCTGTTCGTGTAAAAGAAGCTGGGTTTCAAATTGTCGATTTTCACATGGCGCACAGGTATACGGTTGCCGACTTCTTATCTAAATACGCAAATAAAAGAACCGATCAATATGGTGGAAATGCAGCAGGCCGTGCTAAATTAGCGGAGATGATCGTACGTAAAACGAAGGAACGATTAGGAGAGGACTTTCCAGTTATTTGCCGGATTAATGGAGATGAATATATGGTCGGCGGAAACACATTAGTTGACGCAACTTACATTAGTAAAAAGTTGGTGAGAGCTGGTGCAGATGCAATACATGTTTCAGCTGGAGGGAGACTTGAACTTGGAGGAAACCGTTCCTATAGTTCTTATCGTCAAGTGGCGACACATGATATGCAAGATGGTCTAAATGTTCATTTAGCTGAACAAATAAAAAAGCATATAAACGTTCCCGTTATCACGGTCGGTAAGATTGGTTCTCCATCCTTAATTGAAGATATTATTCAAAATGAAAAAGCGGATATGGTTGCTTTAGGAAGAGCTGTTATTGCTGATGCTGAGTTTGTTAATAAAATGAAAAACAATGAAAAGCATAGAAAATGTATTTGGAAAAATGATTGCGTCCGTTTATATTTAAAAAATGAACCTGTTAAATGTGTCACTTACGAAGGGAAATAAAGGAATGATTTCCAATTTTGTCACCTCTCTTTTACTTTTTAATAGAATTGATGACAGCCACCGTACAGGAAGGTGCTAAAGGAACACTTATATGCTTTCAATCATGAAAATTATTAGCTTCAGCAAATATTGTTCAATTAAGAACAATATTTCAAGTGATTTTGTAAGCGCTAACATGCGAAGTCTGGGTTAACTATCATTGCAAAAAGCAATGTTCAAAGAAAAAATTCTTTTAAATTAAAAAATATGAGAGAGTAGTATGAGGTCAATGATAATGAATGAAAAAGGAGAGTTGACATTGGAAAGATTAACGACGTTTTTTACAAAAATCATGCACAGGTATTTACCTGAGCCATTTACGATCGCAATTGTATTAACTATTGTAACTGTAGTACTCGCCATGGGCATTCAAGGAACAGGTTTTATTGAAACAACGGTTTATTGGGGAAATGGTTTTTGGGATTTGCTAACATTTACGATGCAAATGAGCGTTATCCTCTTAACAGGATATGTACTTGCCAAAACGCCAATTGTTGACCGGCTCCTAAATAAAGCGATAGCACCTATTAAAACCCCAGCGATGGCGATTATTATGGCAACATTAATTGCTGGAATCGGTACTTTTATCAATTGGGGATTTGGCTTAGTTATCGGTGCAATTGTTGCTAGAAAAATTGCGTTACATGTAAAAGGCGTTCATTACCCCCTTATCATTGCAGCTGCATATAGTGGCTTTGTATTGTATGGATCAGGAATATCGGGGAGTGTACCTATCACCATTTCAACGCCAGGTCACTTTCTCGAGGAGCAAATGGGTGTCATTCCGTTATCTGAAACAATCTTTTCTCTACCAATGATGTTAACAACATTAGCCATCTTAATTACACTACCAATCTTTAATGTTCTTATTCATCCAAAAAGAAAAGAAGATATTATTGAAATTGCCCAACCAGATGTCCAAGTTCACGAACAATCTGAAATTGCTGCCACAACAGTGGAAGAAGATACTTTCGCAAGTAAAATGAACAATAGTAAGATACTTGGTATTGGCATCGGGGTCCTCGGACTTATTTATACTGTCAGCTATTTTTCAACTGGAAACTCGCTTAATATTAATTCCTTAAACTTTATTATGTTATTTCTAGGAATGCTACTAATGGGGACTCCAGCTCGTTATTTCAATTCTTTACTTGAGGGGATTAAAAGTATTGCTGGATTAGTTATTCAATTTCCATTCTATGCTGGGATCATTGGTATTTTGGCAGGTACTGGTTTAGGAACAACGATCGCGCAATGGTTTGTGACGATTTCTACTCCTGAGAGTTTACCATTTTGGAGCTTAATTAGTGCCTACTTCGTTAATTTATTAGCACCTTCTGGTGGAGGACAATGGGCCATTCAAGGACCTGTTATGATTGAAGCAGCGAAAGAGCTTGGTGCCTCTACTATAAAAACAGCGATGAGTGTACAATTAGGTGATGCTTGGAATAATATGATCCAGCCATTCTTACTACTTCCTGTATTAGCCATAGCAGGATTGAAGTTAAAAGATATTATGGGGTACTTAGTCATGATTATGTTTTGGATTGGGATCGTATTTTGCACAGCAATTTTATTATGGGGTTATTTAGGTTAACGATATAAAAATTAAGTAGACTGATTATGTCCACTTATTAACTGAGTCGAAGTATAGAGATCAGCGATGTTTGTCCTATAAAATACCCCCTCACTATCGTAGTGAGGGGGTATCGTTCTATTAATCATCAAAAGAATAAATCCAAAACCGCTCGAATTTAAAGCGATCTAACACTTCGCCGGTTCCTTCTTTTAATGCAATTTCAGTTTGGCTAACCACTTCTTGAGTTTGTGTTTTATGTGCTTTTAAGGCATCTAGCTTCTGCTGATGAAAGCGACTGATATCATTAATAATTTGTGGTTCACCTAAATCATCGATGCATTCTTTTGAAAAGGCTAGTGCATGTACCGTTGGACGTTGCTCCTTTGGCATCGAAGCGACAGCCTTTATCACGACGGCACCACAGGCATCGTGGTCAGGGTGTACGGCATATCCTGGGTAAAATGTAATGACGAGAGTCGGCTTGCGATCTTCTATTAATTTACTAATTCGCTCGGCTAATTTATTTTCATCTTCAAACTCAATCGTCTTATCTCTTAGTCCCATAAGGATGAGGTCATCAATTTTTAAAATTTCGGCAGCGGCTTCAAGCTCTTGTTTGCGTAACTGGGGTAATGTTTCTCGGTTAGCAAACGGTGGGTTCCCCATATTTCGTCCCATTTCTCCTAAGGTCATACATGCGTATGTAACTTTTCCACCATTTTCTTTAAAAGATAACATCGTTCCTGCAGCCCCGAATGACTCGTCATCTGGATGCGGTAAAATGACTAATAAATGATCCTCCATATGAACCTCCTTTATTTGAATGGATGTGGACTTAACTGAAATGAAACGGCTAAACGCCCTTGATCATCTAATCCAGCAAGCAGTAATTGATCATCTGTAATGTGGCAATGGGTGAGACCTTCAGCATAAATCCAACCGAGATCTATTTTCAACCCAACCCGATATGGATTATTCCCAGTGATTTTGCCATGTTCATATTGTACTTTCCCATTTCGGATAAATACACCAGATGTAAAAGGGGTACCGTTCCGAAAAGCAGTATATGCTCCATTGGTCGTTTCAAGGTGGATATACATTTCTTGATTAGCGTATTGATTAATAATTTCCTGTATCGACGCTTGATTAATTACTTCCAAAGGTTACGCCTCCTCGCCTTCTAAAAATAATAAAATATGTAAAGACATTATACCTTATTTTGTACGATATTCTTATCATACTAAATCCTGTTCGGGATAGCACGTAGGAAGCAAGATTAAATTACATTTGTCTTTTTAATACCACTAACTATTCATAAAGTTCCGAAAATTCTATAATTAGATTATACTATAGGTGGTTAAAAGTAGCTCACCGTAAAATTAGTCGTTTACATGTCACAAGTATCGGAAAGGTAAGAGGTTGGGCGATGAAGAAGAAAATCATCTTTTTTTTAATTTCAATTCTAATCATTTCTGCTATTCTTGTATTTTCTTCTTACGAGCGTCCCGAGAGGATGCCAACAGCAGAAGGTGGTCAGTTAGACTTAACAGAGATCTCAATTAAAGAGGTTGGACCCATTTCTTTAGCTGGAGAATGGTATTTTAGCTGGGAACAATGGTTAGACCCTTCAGGACCAAACAATACAGGCGAACGGGTACTCATTGACATGCCATCAAAGTGGAATGGCCAAATATGGAATGGTGAGTCATTATCAGGAGATGGATATGCGACCTATCATATTAATATTTTCATTTCTGAAGTTGATGTCGGGAAAATGCTAGGTCTTTACTTACCAAATGCTTTTACTTCTTATAAAGTTTGGGTGAACGGAAGGCAACTCGGTGAAGCTGGGTCCCCTGGACAATCTCGGGAAAGGACAGTCCCTGCATACTTACCACAAGTAGTTTACTTTGAACCACAAGAGCAAGAAATTGATCTCGTTTTTCATGTTGCAAATTTTCATCACTCAAAAGGTGGACTTTGGCGAAGTATAAGGTTAGGGGAAGATAAGGCAATTACGAGTTTGCGCGAAAAACAGTTAGCTTTTGAAATGTTTCTTATCGGAAGTCTTTTTGTGATGGGGCTTTACCATTTAGGGTTATATATATTAAGAAGAAAAGAAAAATCAACGTTATATTTTGGACTGTTTTGTCTCGTCATTGGACTACGTGCAATGATGGTTGGCGAAGTTTTTTTTATACAAGTATTCCCACAATTCCCGTGGGAGTGGATTAAGAAAATTGAATATATCTGTTTTTATATTGGCGTACCCTTATTTGTCTCTTTCGCTAGGCAACTGTACCCTGATGAAATTCATAAATTAATAAGCCGTCCACTTTGGGGAATTGCGAGTTTATTTGTTGCCTTCATTCTTGTGACACCTGCACGAATTTTTACCATGACATTAACGGTTTATCAAATCATTACGGTAATTGTGATTGTCGTTGTGATTGTATCAGGATTTAAAGCGATGAAGAATAAACGTGATATGTCGGCACTAAATTTTGGGGTCGGAATTTTCTATGTTTTAACGGTGATTAATGACTTCTTGTTCTATAATCAGATTATTATTACGAGAGAACTGTCCCCGTTTGGATTATTTATCTTTTTATTTGCGCAATCTTTTCATTTATCGACTCAATTTTCCCGTGCTTTTTCGAAAGTTGAAGAGGTCACACAGCAACTTCAAGAGTTAAATCAAAATTTGGAAAAGAAAGTGGAGGAACGAACGATCGGACTAGAAAAATCACAAAAAGAAACCGTTGAAGCATTAATTGAAATGTCTGTACTTGAGGAGAGAAACCGGATTGCGCATGAAATTCATGATATAACAGGGCACTCTTTGACAACGGTCATCGTTCAACTTGAGGCTGGAAAACGTCTCTCTAAATCCCAACCAAATGAAGCGTTTGAAAAAATGAAGCTGTCGCAAGAGTTATTACGAAAAGGTTTACAAAGAATTAGAGAATCGGTAAGAATACTTGGGGAAGTTCAAGAAACCATGAATATGGAAGAAGCCTTGACGATGCTGATAGAAGATACGATGAAGGCAACAGGTGTATTAATAACAACGAAAATAGAAGAAGTACCAAAGTTAAACCACGCTCAAAAGAAAGTCATTTATTATGCACTTCAAGAAGGGTTAACCAACGGAATTCGTCACGGGAATAGTACGCATTTTCACTTTACATTACAAACAAAAGGATCTTATTTACAATTCAAACTCGTCGATAACGGGACCGGGATGGAAAAGGTTGAATTTGGTTTCGGGTTAAGTGCAATGAGAAATCGAATTCATATGATAAACGGAGATGTTTCATTAAATACGGAAAAAGGAAAAGGATGCCAATTAGTTATTACTTTGCCTTTAGACCAAGAATTTTCTAAAATAAAGGATGGATAAGTAAATAGGAGGAGAGGTTCGCACATGAACGAATGGTTAACGATAAAAGAACATATTAAGACATGGGTAAAAGAAGTAGGAAAAGAACAATTAATTCGAATGGAACAACCTTTTCAGATGAAATCGAAGTCATCTGACATCGATTTAGTAACAGAGGTCGATGAGTGGAGTGAACAATACTTGATGGATAAAATTAAAAGTCAGTATCCTCATCATGCGATTATGACAGAAGAAAGCGGTTGGCATGAAGGACAAGCTGAGTATGAATGGGTTATCGACCCTATTGATGGTACCGTTAACTTTGCCCATCGTTTCCCATTTTTCTGTATATCGATCGGTGTAAAGTTTCAAGGAGAAACGGTGATCGGTGTTGTATACGTCCCAAAGATAGACGAAATGTATGAAGCAATCAAAGGGAGCGGAGCAACACTTAATGGAAAGCCAATTACCGTTTCAAGGACAGAACGGTTAAATCAAGCTGTTGTAGCGACGGGCTTTCCTTATGATCGTGCGACTGACCCGAATAATAATGTTAATCATTTTAATGCGATCATTACAAAAGTTGGTGGCATCAGAAGGACAGGGAGTGCTGCTATCGATTTATGCCAAGTAGCAGCTGGTCGATTTGATGGGTATTGGGAATTAAAACTGCAAGAGTGGGATATTTGTGCAGGCTTATTAATAATAGAAGAAGCAAATGGTAAGACGTTCAGCTATAAACAAGAAAAAGGGTATCAAGTACTTGTCGGTAATCCTGCTGTCTTTAATGAACTGAGTGGTATCCTCAATTGGGAGTAGTATGTTAACAGAAGAGGAGAGACGGTTTTGTTTATAGTAAAGAAAGAATGGTCTGCTGTTTTAAAAAGCGAATTTACAAAAGAATATTTTGTAAGTTTGCAGCAATTTTTAAAAGAAGAATACATCAAAGAAACGATTTTCCCAAATCAACCTGATATTTTTAATGCTTTTGAATATACGCCCTATTCTGAAGTGAAGGTCGTTATCTTAGGACAAGACCCATATCATGGACCTAACCAAGCTCACGGTTTAAGTTTTTCGGTTCAATCAGGTGAAAAGTTGCCGCCGTCGCTCAAAAACATTTACAAAGAACTTCATATCGATATCGGTTGTGACATAGGAAAAAACGGATGCTTGGTTAAGTGGGCCGAGCAAGGAGTGCTGTTATTAAATACAGTTTTAACAGTGAAACAAGGTGAACCGAATTCACATAAAGGAATCGGTTGGGAGACGTTTACGGATCGAGTCATTGAAAAGCTTAATGAGCGAAAAAAACCGATCGTTTTTATTTTATGGGGACGTCATGCTCAAACGAAAGAAGCGCTTATTCAAGCTCCCCATCATTATATTATTAAATCGCCACATCCAAGTCCGTTGTCGGCAAACCGAGGTTTTTTTGGAAGCAAGCCGTTCTCCAAGATCAATCGGTGGCTAATGGAAAAAGGAGAAGAGCCGATCGATTGGCAAATTGAGTAGGGGTTACTCCAACATATTCAGGTCAGACAAGCTCACAAAAGACTTGTACCCTTTAAACCGAGAATTGAAAAAAGTTGTTCTATTCAGTAAAAATACTTACTGTTAGAACAGCTTTTTTTGTTTTTACTTTAACATAAATAGTAGTGGAATGAGGTAGGTATGATTTTTATAAAGATAGTGATGGCTAAAAGAAAAATTGCTATAATTAATTCCAGTTAAAGGAAAACGACCAGTAAATAGTAGAATAGACTAAGTTAATACCATTAAAAGGTAAAAACCAGTGAAACAAACAATGAAGTGTAGAAACCATGTCAGATCTTCTCCCAATAATGTAGTTTCTGAAAATTGAGAATGTATAATTAAGTTAACAAAAGATGTTAGCTAAGCTGACGCAGAAACGAAGGGAGAGGTTGACAGATGGAACAAATTTTAATGGATAATTTGTGGGTCATCATTGGTACTTTTTTAGTTTTACTTATGCAGGGTGGATTTATTTTACTTGAAGCAGGTTCGACTCGAATGAAAAATGCGGGTCACATCGCAGGAAAAACCATTTTCACGATTAGTCTTGGTTCAATTATTTTCTGGGCAGTAGGTTGGGGCTTCATATATGGAGATAGTGCAGGAGGGTTTATCGGAATATCTGAATTCTTCTTCGGAGATGCTTCAGCACCAGATGGTGGATTAGCAGGATCAGTAGACTTTATGTTCCAAATGATGTTTGCACTTATTGCTTTAACGATTGCTTTCGGTGGTTTCGCTGAGCGTGCGAAATTATCAGCTTATGTCATATTCGCTGTTTTATTCTCGGCTCTCGTATATCCAGTAGTAGCACACTGGGTTTGGGGTGATGGTTGGTTAGGAGGACTTGGTAAACAAGACTTTGCAGGTTCAACTGTTGTTCACTTAACAGGGGCAATGGCAGCTCTTGCAGCAACAATCATTTTAAAACCACGTATTGGTAAATATAATAAGGATGGTTCATCGAACGATTTAGCAGGTCATAACCAAGTGTACACAGCTTTAGGGGTTCTTCTTCTCTGGGTAGGTTGGTTTGGATTTAACGGAGCGAGTACATTTGAAGTAGCAGATGCATTCTTTGGATATGTTCTTCTTAACACGCAATTAGCAGCAGCAGCAGGGGCAATTGCCGCGATGTTCTTAATTTGGATGATGAGTGGAAAAGCAGACGTACCAACAACATTGAACGGGGCATTAGCAGGTCTAGTTGCGATTACAGCATCATGTGGTTTCGTAGCACCTTGGGCAGCGGTTATTATCGGTATCATTGGTGGATTGATTGTGGTAGTTAGTATGAAAATCTTTGATCGTGCGAAAATTGATGATCCGATCTTCGCCTTATCTGTTCACGGTATGGCAGGGATTTGGGGCACACTTTCAACTGGTTTCTTTGCAGTACCAGCATTATCAACTGAAATTGGCTGGGGTCAAGCTGGATTATTTTACGGTGGTGGATTTACACAATTAGGTGTTCAAACGTTAGGTGTTGTCGCTGGTGGTATATACGCATTTGTTGTATCATTTGCTATCCTATTCGTAATGAACAAAGTAATGGGAGGACTTCGTGTAACGGAAGAAGAAGAAATTATGGGTCTAGACATCAGTGAACATGGAAGCTATGGTTACCCTGAAAACATGTCTAATGAGAAAACAGGCGCATAAGATTGGGTGGTGAAACCACATGAGGCAACCTGTCGTTGAAACGTATGAACAGCTCAACATATGGAGAACTTCATATATTCAACAGGTTAAGTATGATCATACGAAGTTAAATGACTTTCACGATCAACTCATAAAGCGAACGGTGAAATTAGCAATTGAAAGAATAACAAGTGAGTGGGGCCCTCCCCCTACTCACTTTGCTTTCTTTATGATGGGAAGCGCGGCTCGCTTTGAACAAGCAATATGGAGCGATCAAGATCATGGTCTCGTATTTGAATCAGAACATAATCAAGAAAATGAGTACTTTTTAAAATTAGGAAATGAAATTTCAAGCGGTCTTGAACGTGTTGGGTACGTTAAATGCGATGGTTTCGTGATGGCTTCGAATAAGCGATGGTGTAAACCTTTTTCATCATGGGAATTGCAGCTTCAAGATTGGATGGATGAGGAGAGTTTTGAGACATTGCGCCATTTACTTACATTTTTTGACTCAAGAGTATTTATTGGCGAGCCTCGTTTACTTGAAAACTTGAAAGAAGTGATTTTTGCCGAACTTAAGAAAAACCCTGCGCTCATTCAACGGTTTTATGACAATGTTGAACGACGTAAAAAAGCGATTGGGATTTTCGGACAATTGCTTTTAGAATCTTACGGTCCTCATTCTAACGTTATTCATTTAAAAAATACCGTTCTCTTTCCGTATGTAAATTCGTTAAGGCTATTAGCCTTACAAGAAAAAATAAAGAGTCCTCAAACGTTAGCGAGATTTGAAGAACTTCCTGAGAGCCTTAATGAGGTTAAACAATTAAAGGAAACATTTCAAAAGCTTCTTCAATTTCGGCTCCGTTTCCAGGGAAATGAAAAAAGCTATGAAACTATTCATCTATTAAAAGTCCATATGTTATCACCTTCCGACAAAGAAGAGCTTAAAGGTTACATTAAAGACGGTGCTCGCCTTTACAAACTAACAAAAAGACACATCGATAAAGGGTGTGGCATGAAGTGATTAATAATATGATCCAATATGTGAAGCAGCTGTCAGGAAAATTAAGTCCAAATGTATATACAGCGGTTCAGCAACAATCTAATGCTGCGCAGCTGGCGTATATGAGACAACTTCAAAAAGAGTTAAAAAAGCAAAGTGTGTTAAACCAATCATTTGATGATTTAGAAGTTGTTATTTTTGATATTGAAACAACGGGGTTTTACCCTGATCGCGGGGATAAGATTATTTCAATCGGTGCTGTAAAAGTAAAAGGAACATCGATGGTAGACGCTGATGGGTATTACTCATTAGTGCATCATGATCAGCCACTATCAGAAGAAGTTGCTTCGCTAACAGGCCTAAAAAGTGAACATTTACAAGTAGCACCAACGATTGATAAAGTACTTGATACGTTTTTCAAATATGTAGAAGGTCGTACGTTAGTTGCTCACCACGCTCAACATGAAAAAGCATTTATGCAACATGTTTCATGGCACATTTTAAGGACGAACTTTATCCACCGTGTCATAGATACATCGTTTCTAATAAAAATAACATCTCCTAATCAGAGCTTAGTAACATTAGATGAATGTTGTCACTTTTACAATGTCCCTATTTCGTCCCGCCATCATGCGTTAGAGGATGCTAAAATGACAGCGGAACTATGGAT
This window encodes:
- a CDS encoding DUF294 nucleotidyltransferase-like domain-containing protein — translated: MRQPVVETYEQLNIWRTSYIQQVKYDHTKLNDFHDQLIKRTVKLAIERITSEWGPPPTHFAFFMMGSAARFEQAIWSDQDHGLVFESEHNQENEYFLKLGNEISSGLERVGYVKCDGFVMASNKRWCKPFSSWELQLQDWMDEESFETLRHLLTFFDSRVFIGEPRLLENLKEVIFAELKKNPALIQRFYDNVERRKKAIGIFGQLLLESYGPHSNVIHLKNTVLFPYVNSLRLLALQEKIKSPQTLARFEELPESLNEVKQLKETFQKLLQFRLRFQGNEKSYETIHLLKVHMLSPSDKEELKGYIKDGARLYKLTKRHIDKGCGMK
- a CDS encoding short-chain fatty acid transporter, which encodes MNEKGELTLERLTTFFTKIMHRYLPEPFTIAIVLTIVTVVLAMGIQGTGFIETTVYWGNGFWDLLTFTMQMSVILLTGYVLAKTPIVDRLLNKAIAPIKTPAMAIIMATLIAGIGTFINWGFGLVIGAIVARKIALHVKGVHYPLIIAAAYSGFVLYGSGISGSVPITISTPGHFLEEQMGVIPLSETIFSLPMMLTTLAILITLPIFNVLIHPKRKEDIIEIAQPDVQVHEQSEIAATTVEEDTFASKMNNSKILGIGIGVLGLIYTVSYFSTGNSLNINSLNFIMLFLGMLLMGTPARYFNSLLEGIKSIAGLVIQFPFYAGIIGILAGTGLGTTIAQWFVTISTPESLPFWSLISAYFVNLLAPSGGGQWAIQGPVMIEAAKELGASTIKTAMSVQLGDAWNNMIQPFLLLPVLAIAGLKLKDIMGYLVMIMFWIGIVFCTAILLWGYLG
- a CDS encoding uracil-DNA glycosylase; translated protein: MFIVKKEWSAVLKSEFTKEYFVSLQQFLKEEYIKETIFPNQPDIFNAFEYTPYSEVKVVILGQDPYHGPNQAHGLSFSVQSGEKLPPSLKNIYKELHIDIGCDIGKNGCLVKWAEQGVLLLNTVLTVKQGEPNSHKGIGWETFTDRVIEKLNERKKPIVFILWGRHAQTKEALIQAPHHYIIKSPHPSPLSANRGFFGSKPFSKINRWLMEKGEEPIDWQIE
- a CDS encoding ammonium transporter, producing MEQILMDNLWVIIGTFLVLLMQGGFILLEAGSTRMKNAGHIAGKTIFTISLGSIIFWAVGWGFIYGDSAGGFIGISEFFFGDASAPDGGLAGSVDFMFQMMFALIALTIAFGGFAERAKLSAYVIFAVLFSALVYPVVAHWVWGDGWLGGLGKQDFAGSTVVHLTGAMAALAATIILKPRIGKYNKDGSSNDLAGHNQVYTALGVLLLWVGWFGFNGASTFEVADAFFGYVLLNTQLAAAAGAIAAMFLIWMMSGKADVPTTLNGALAGLVAITASCGFVAPWAAVIIGIIGGLIVVVSMKIFDRAKIDDPIFALSVHGMAGIWGTLSTGFFAVPALSTEIGWGQAGLFYGGGFTQLGVQTLGVVAGGIYAFVVSFAILFVMNKVMGGLRVTEEEEIMGLDISEHGSYGYPENMSNEKTGA
- a CDS encoding inositol monophosphatase family protein, with translation MNEWLTIKEHIKTWVKEVGKEQLIRMEQPFQMKSKSSDIDLVTEVDEWSEQYLMDKIKSQYPHHAIMTEESGWHEGQAEYEWVIDPIDGTVNFAHRFPFFCISIGVKFQGETVIGVVYVPKIDEMYEAIKGSGATLNGKPITVSRTERLNQAVVATGFPYDRATDPNNNVNHFNAIITKVGGIRRTGSAAIDLCQVAAGRFDGYWELKLQEWDICAGLLIIEEANGKTFSYKQEKGYQVLVGNPAVFNELSGILNWE
- the bshB2 gene encoding bacillithiol biosynthesis deacetylase BshB2, coding for MEDHLLVILPHPDDESFGAAGTMLSFKENGGKVTYACMTLGEMGRNMGNPPFANRETLPQLRKQELEAAAEILKIDDLILMGLRDKTIEFEDENKLAERISKLIEDRKPTLVITFYPGYAVHPDHDACGAVVIKAVASMPKEQRPTVHALAFSKECIDDLGEPQIINDISRFHQQKLDALKAHKTQTQEVVSQTEIALKEGTGEVLDRFKFERFWIYSFDD
- a CDS encoding cyclase family protein is translated as MNLSNWGRWGKEDEIGALNFISPEKIVEAARLIQKGKVYSLTMPIHMNQTPYDGSMRMPPFHVLTRDGGDYAAGAKKPGGFQFSDGYVFLNTHGATHMDALSHVWYDQQLYNGYSEDSVKSKGAKHCGIEKVKGITTRAVLLDLPTFKGVEHLEGGEVITPEMLDECAASQGIKVKPGDMVFIRTGWLKMLDKDPQLFEHSEPGIGEACVQWIYEKEIIGIATDNLAVEVKPEERKDAVLPVHMKALRDLGVYFMELFNFEELAKDQVYECMFVAAPLSITGAVGSPINPLAIV
- a CDS encoding 7TM diverse intracellular signaling domain-containing protein, encoding MKKKIIFFLISILIISAILVFSSYERPERMPTAEGGQLDLTEISIKEVGPISLAGEWYFSWEQWLDPSGPNNTGERVLIDMPSKWNGQIWNGESLSGDGYATYHINIFISEVDVGKMLGLYLPNAFTSYKVWVNGRQLGEAGSPGQSRERTVPAYLPQVVYFEPQEQEIDLVFHVANFHHSKGGLWRSIRLGEDKAITSLREKQLAFEMFLIGSLFVMGLYHLGLYILRRKEKSTLYFGLFCLVIGLRAMMVGEVFFIQVFPQFPWEWIKKIEYICFYIGVPLFVSFARQLYPDEIHKLISRPLWGIASLFVAFILVTPARIFTMTLTVYQIITVIVIVVVIVSGFKAMKNKRDMSALNFGVGIFYVLTVINDFLFYNQIIITRELSPFGLFIFLFAQSFHLSTQFSRAFSKVEEVTQQLQELNQNLEKKVEERTIGLEKSQKETVEALIEMSVLEERNRIAHEIHDITGHSLTTVIVQLEAGKRLSKSQPNEAFEKMKLSQELLRKGLQRIRESVRILGEVQETMNMEEALTMLIEDTMKATGVLITTKIEEVPKLNHAQKKVIYYALQEGLTNGIRHGNSTHFHFTLQTKGSYLQFKLVDNGTGMEKVEFGFGLSAMRNRIHMINGDVSLNTEKGKGCQLVITLPLDQEFSKIKDG
- a CDS encoding YojF family protein, with amino-acid sequence MEVINQASIQEIINQYANQEMYIHLETTNGAYTAFRNGTPFTSGVFIRNGKVQYEHGKITGNNPYRVGLKIDLGWIYAEGLTHCHITDDQLLLAGLDDQGRLAVSFQLSPHPFK
- a CDS encoding NADH:flavin oxidoreductase, whose amino-acid sequence is MEENRVFEPIQISCVTVPNRIVMAPMDTNLATKDGYVTDELIDYYAKRAAGGVGLITVENTSVSAKRMVKNEYSLALYDDRFIDGLSKLASAIKREGAVASLQLGDCLYLSNRKPSDLSLEEVEEVIDDFTEAAVRVKEAGFQIVDFHMAHRYTVADFLSKYANKRTDQYGGNAAGRAKLAEMIVRKTKERLGEDFPVICRINGDEYMVGGNTLVDATYISKKLVRAGADAIHVSAGGRLELGGNRSYSSYRQVATHDMQDGLNVHLAEQIKKHINVPVITVGKIGSPSLIEDIIQNEKADMVALGRAVIADAEFVNKMKNNEKHRKCIWKNDCVRLYLKNEPVKCVTYEGK